In the Gammaproteobacteria bacterium genome, CAGCGCCGCCGAGGCAAGCCCAGGGGCCGCCATCCCCACAACCGGCTGTCCGCCGCCTTCGTGCGCTCCGCTCCGCCCGGTCGCCACTGCGACGGAAACGGGCTCTACCTGTACGTCAAGAAGGCCGGGACCCGGAGTTGGATCCAAAGGCTCGTGGTCCGGGGCCGCAAGCGCGAGATCGGTCTCGGCAGCGTCGTCCTCGTCTCGCTGGCCGAGGCCCGCGAGCAGGCGCTGGCGAACCGGAAGCTGGCCCGCGCGGGCGGCGATCCCCTGGCCGAGAAGCGCCGGTCCATCGGCGTCCCCACCTTCGCCGAGGCCGCCGTGCGCGTCATCGAGCAGAAGCGCGGCGGGTGGCGCAGCGCGAAGACCCCGAGGTTGTGGACCCGCTCGCTGGAGATGTATGCCTTCGGACGACTTGGGAAGCTGCCGGTCTCCGAGATCACCAGCGCCGACGTGCTGGAAACGCTCTCCCCGATCTGGCACGCGAGGCCGAAGGTCGCCCGCTCCGTCCGCCTGCGCATCCGGACCGTGCTGGAGTGGGCCGTCGCCATGGACTGGCGCACGGACAACCCCTGCGACCGGCTCCTGCCGGTGCTTGGCCCCCAGCACGATGTCGTCACCCACCGGAAGGCCCTGCCTCACGGCGAGGTATCGGCGGCTATCGCGAAAGTGCGGGCGGCGAAGCCGGGGAAAGTGGACACGCTGGCGTTCGAGTTCCTGGTCCTGACGGCGGCACGGGGCGGCGAGGTCCGCGGGGCGGTGTGGAGCGAGATCGACCAAGGTGCGGGCGTGTGGACGATTCCGGCAAGCCGGACGAAGACGGCGAAGGAGCACCGGGTGCCGCTGTCCGGGCGGGCGCTGGAGGTGCTTGACGGGGCGCGGCAGCTCGGCGATGGGGCGAGTCCGATCGTGTTCGTCAACGAGCGCGGCAAGCCGCTGACCCGCAAGCGGCCGGGGCGGTTGCTCCTGAGCTGCGGGATCTCGGCGGTGCCTCATGGGTTCCGGTCCAGCTTCCGTGACTGGGCCGCCGAGAAGACCGATCACCCAAGGGAGGTCGTCGAGGCGGCGCTGGCCCATGTCGTTCAGAACAAGGTCGAGGCGGCGTACATGCGGACCGATCTGTTCGAGCGGAGGCG is a window encoding:
- a CDS encoding integrase arm-type DNA-binding domain-containing protein; this encodes MNNVTSTRPQRRRGKPRGRHPHNRLSAAFVRSAPPGRHCDGNGLYLYVKKAGTRSWIQRLVVRGRKREIGLGSVVLVSLAEAREQALANRKLARAGGDPLAEKRRSIGVPTFAEAAVRVIEQKRGGWRSAKTPRLWTRSLEMYAFGRLGKLPVSEITSADVLETLSPIWHARPKVARSVRLRIRTVLEWAVAMDWRTDNPCDRLLPVLGPQHDVVTHRKALPHGEVSAAIAKVRAAKPGKVDTLAFEFLVLTAARGGEVRGAVWSEIDQGAGVWTIPASRTKTAKEHRVPLSGRALEVLDGARQLGDGASPIVFVNERGKPLTRKRPGRLLLSCGISAVPHGFRSSFRDWAAEKTDHPREVVEAALAHVVQNKVEAAYMRTDLFERRRRLMEDWAEYLAGKARNGA